A window of the Candidatus Paraluminiphilus aquimaris genome harbors these coding sequences:
- the ribD gene encoding bifunctional diaminohydroxyphosphoribosylaminopyrimidine deaminase/5-amino-6-(5-phosphoribosylamino)uracil reductase RibD, which translates to MTRLPRSKQILRADIAMRHSDEKWMAEAIKVGRQARVWSAPNPAVGCVIVRDDALLAAGFTHPTGQQHAEIHALSQIDDAVGATAYVTLEPCSHTGHTGPCVDALIGAGIVRVVLSCVDPDPRVAGKGVAKLESAGIDVTTGVLEAQAHDELKGFFLRLSRGWGRVTVKMAISADGRSAMASGESQWITGAAARADVQAWRAESDVILTGSGTVMADDCALTLRQCENRLSEADWQRALAKPTARAVVDSSATITHDAKVVSGDTPTFLFVRSDAQASTDMPSSVSYIPLDAQEKGVDLKAVFKLLGDKGANEILVEAGPTLVGALQQADLIDRWLIYMAPTMLGADARPAHAAVFKKLSDAPRYSVTGHELIGDDLRIIMRAAQDS; encoded by the coding sequence GTGACGCGATTGCCTCGCTCGAAGCAGATCCTCAGGGCTGACATCGCCATGCGCCATTCAGACGAAAAGTGGATGGCAGAGGCGATCAAAGTAGGTCGCCAGGCGCGCGTATGGTCAGCCCCTAACCCCGCTGTGGGGTGCGTAATCGTAAGAGATGACGCGCTACTGGCAGCGGGCTTTACGCACCCTACCGGGCAGCAGCATGCAGAGATACATGCACTTTCGCAGATAGACGATGCAGTCGGTGCTACTGCCTACGTTACATTGGAGCCCTGTTCGCACACCGGGCATACGGGCCCCTGCGTTGATGCCTTGATCGGCGCAGGTATCGTGCGCGTGGTGCTTAGTTGTGTTGACCCCGATCCGCGCGTGGCGGGTAAAGGGGTTGCCAAGCTTGAGTCAGCAGGTATCGATGTTACGACCGGGGTGCTTGAGGCGCAGGCGCACGATGAACTCAAAGGCTTCTTTCTCCGCCTGTCACGCGGCTGGGGCAGGGTAACGGTTAAAATGGCAATATCAGCCGATGGTCGATCGGCGATGGCCTCGGGTGAAAGTCAGTGGATTACGGGGGCCGCGGCCCGCGCAGATGTTCAGGCGTGGCGTGCGGAGAGCGATGTCATTTTAACCGGCAGCGGTACCGTGATGGCCGATGACTGTGCGTTGACCTTGCGCCAATGTGAGAACCGACTCTCAGAGGCCGACTGGCAACGCGCGCTGGCTAAGCCCACAGCGCGTGCCGTAGTGGATTCTTCAGCGACGATTACCCACGACGCCAAGGTGGTCAGTGGTGACACCCCCACTTTCCTCTTCGTCCGTTCCGACGCACAAGCGTCAACGGATATGCCAAGCTCCGTGAGCTACATTCCTCTTGATGCCCAAGAAAAAGGCGTCGATTTAAAGGCCGTCTTTAAACTACTTGGTGATAAAGGAGCGAATGAGATCCTGGTTGAGGCGGGCCCCACATTAGTAGGCGCGCTGCAGCAGGCGGACCTTATTGATCGGTGGTTGATTTACATGGCACCTACAATGTTGGGCGCCGATGCGAGACCGGCACACGCCGCAGTCTTTAAAAAGCTCAGTGACGCCCCAAGATACTCAGTTACGGGTCACGAGCTGATCGGTGATGACTTGCGTATTATCATGCGCGCGGCACAAGACAGCTAG
- the nrdR gene encoding transcriptional regulator NrdR, producing the protein MFCPFCGADDTKVIDSRLVADGGQVRRRRECVNCRERFTTYEAAELVLPRVIKQDGSREPFDEEKLRSGLQRALEKRPVAVEAVESELGQIKNRLRATGEREIDSRAVGELVMEALKRLDQVAYVRFASVYRSFEDLSEFRDAIASLEADPQG; encoded by the coding sequence ATGTTTTGTCCATTTTGTGGTGCCGATGACACGAAGGTCATCGACTCTCGATTGGTCGCCGATGGCGGCCAGGTCCGCAGGCGTCGTGAGTGTGTTAATTGTCGTGAGCGTTTCACAACCTATGAAGCCGCTGAGCTTGTACTGCCTCGTGTGATCAAGCAAGACGGCAGTCGTGAGCCCTTTGATGAAGAAAAGCTACGCTCAGGTTTGCAGCGAGCGCTCGAGAAGCGTCCCGTTGCGGTCGAGGCAGTTGAGAGCGAGTTGGGCCAAATCAAAAATCGGCTCAGAGCGACGGGGGAGCGAGAGATCGACTCGCGGGCCGTTGGTGAGTTGGTGATGGAAGCGTTAAAACGTCTCGATCAGGTTGCCTACGTTCGGTTCGCGTCAGTCTACAGAAGCTTTGAAGACCTCTCGGAGTTTCGTGACGCGATTGCCTCGCTCGAAGCAGATCCTCAGGGCTGA
- the ettA gene encoding energy-dependent translational throttle protein EttA: MSDNKHGKSGQYVYSMNRVSKVVPPKREILKDISLSFFPGAKIGVLGLNGAGKSTLLKIMAGIDTDIQGEARPQAGIKIGYLAQEPQLNPDKDVRGNVEEGLAEAIDALAGLDKVYAAYAEPDADFDALAKEQARLEDVIQATDAHNLETRLNVAADALRLPAWDADVTNLSGGEQRRVALARLLLSEPDMLLLDEPTNHLDAESVGWLERFLEGFTGTVVAITHDRYFLDNAAGWILELDRGRGIPYEGNYSTWLEAKDQRLAQEQRQEASRQKAIKAELEWVRSNPKGRQAKNKARLARFDELNSQDFQTRNETNEIYIPPGPRLGEKVIEVEGLRKVFGDRLLFEDVTFTVPKGAIVGIVGANGMGKSTLFRLLMGHEQPDGGSVTVGETVQLGYVDQSRDELDGSKTVWEEVSDGLDIIRIGTYEVPSRSYIGRFNFKGSDQQKFVKDLSGGERNRLHLAKLLKQGANVLLLDEPTNDLDVETLRALEDAVQAFPGSAMVISHDRWFLDRIATHILAYEDDGSVIFHEGNYAEYEEDRRARLGRDAEVPSRVKHRKLM; the protein is encoded by the coding sequence ATGAGCGACAACAAACACGGCAAAAGTGGGCAGTACGTCTACTCGATGAATCGCGTAAGCAAGGTCGTGCCACCAAAACGCGAAATACTAAAAGACATATCCCTCTCATTTTTCCCCGGGGCAAAAATTGGCGTCCTTGGGCTTAATGGCGCCGGTAAATCCACCCTCCTCAAAATCATGGCGGGCATCGACACTGACATCCAAGGCGAGGCGCGTCCGCAAGCGGGCATTAAGATTGGTTATCTCGCTCAGGAACCTCAGCTTAATCCTGATAAAGACGTCCGTGGAAACGTCGAGGAAGGTCTGGCGGAGGCAATCGATGCGCTGGCCGGGCTCGATAAGGTCTATGCCGCCTATGCTGAGCCCGACGCAGACTTTGATGCGCTGGCTAAAGAGCAGGCGCGTTTGGAGGACGTAATACAAGCGACAGATGCCCACAATCTTGAGACGCGCCTCAATGTTGCCGCCGATGCACTCAGACTCCCAGCGTGGGACGCTGATGTGACCAATCTATCCGGTGGTGAGCAGCGCCGCGTTGCACTCGCAAGACTCTTGCTGAGCGAACCCGACATGCTGCTACTCGATGAGCCCACGAACCACTTGGATGCCGAATCAGTGGGGTGGCTCGAGCGCTTCCTAGAAGGCTTTACCGGTACTGTGGTGGCCATTACCCACGATCGCTACTTCCTCGATAATGCTGCCGGTTGGATTTTGGAACTCGATCGCGGCCGCGGCATCCCTTACGAAGGAAATTACTCAACATGGCTCGAAGCAAAAGATCAGCGCCTTGCACAAGAGCAGCGGCAAGAGGCCTCCAGGCAAAAAGCCATCAAAGCGGAGCTCGAGTGGGTTAGATCAAACCCCAAAGGTCGTCAGGCAAAAAACAAAGCACGTCTTGCACGCTTTGACGAGCTGAACTCTCAGGATTTTCAGACACGCAATGAAACCAATGAGATCTATATCCCACCAGGCCCCCGCTTAGGCGAAAAAGTAATCGAGGTAGAGGGCCTTCGAAAAGTATTTGGTGATCGCCTGCTGTTTGAAGACGTAACATTCACCGTCCCTAAAGGTGCGATCGTGGGGATTGTCGGTGCGAACGGCATGGGTAAGTCGACGCTATTCCGCCTGCTAATGGGTCATGAGCAACCCGATGGTGGCTCAGTAACCGTGGGCGAAACGGTCCAGCTAGGCTACGTCGATCAGTCGCGGGACGAACTCGATGGCTCTAAAACCGTATGGGAAGAGGTATCGGATGGCCTAGATATCATTCGAATCGGCACCTACGAGGTACCCTCGCGCTCTTACATTGGCCGATTCAACTTTAAAGGGTCAGACCAACAGAAGTTCGTCAAAGACCTCTCAGGGGGCGAACGCAATCGATTGCACCTTGCGAAACTACTCAAGCAGGGCGCCAATGTATTGCTACTCGATGAGCCCACCAATGATCTCGATGTCGAGACACTGCGCGCGCTCGAGGATGCAGTGCAGGCCTTTCCCGGCTCAGCTATGGTGATATCGCACGACCGATGGTTCCTCGATCGCATTGCCACCCATATTCTTGCTTATGAAGACGACGGCTCAGTTATTTTCCACGAAGGTAACTATGCCGAATATGAGGAAGACCGTCGGGCGCGTCTTGGCAGAGATGCCGAGGTACCGAGCCGGGTAAAGCACCGAAAGCTCATGTAA
- the glyA gene encoding serine hydroxymethyltransferase, which translates to MNQAAKTPSGHGYSSEQTISSFDSELWDAMTLETQRQEEHIELIASENYASPRVLEAQGSVLTNKYAEGYPGKRYYGGCEFVDRAEVLAIERAKALFGADYANVQPHSGSSANIAVFHALLEPGDTVMGMSLADGGHLTHGAGVNFSGKIYNAVQYGIDNTTGEVDYDQLMAMALEHRPKLIIGGFSAYSRIMDWGKFREIADAVGAYLLVDMAHVAGLVAAGVYPSPIPHADVVTTTTHKTLRGPRSGLILAGPNEALHKKLNSAIFPGAQGGPLMHAIAAKAVAFKEAMDPAFVDYQHQVVRNAKVMAETFTRRGFNLVSGGTDNHLMLLDLRDKEYTGKDADAALGRAYITVNKNAVPNDPRSPFVTSGLRLGTPAITTRGFGDEETQAMTHWICDVLEGLESSDSESVIDSVREKVKALCARFPVYAD; encoded by the coding sequence ATGAATCAGGCTGCGAAGACGCCATCCGGTCACGGTTACTCATCCGAGCAAACCATCTCATCATTTGATAGCGAGCTCTGGGATGCGATGACGCTCGAGACGCAGCGTCAGGAAGAGCATATTGAACTCATTGCCTCAGAGAACTATGCAAGCCCACGTGTTCTCGAGGCGCAAGGCAGTGTGCTGACCAATAAATACGCAGAAGGGTATCCTGGTAAGCGCTATTACGGTGGCTGTGAATTCGTTGATCGCGCTGAGGTGCTGGCTATTGAGCGCGCTAAAGCCTTATTTGGCGCCGATTACGCTAACGTGCAGCCGCACTCAGGATCGAGCGCGAATATTGCTGTGTTCCACGCGCTTCTGGAGCCCGGTGACACCGTCATGGGGATGAGCCTTGCCGATGGTGGACACCTCACACACGGTGCGGGCGTTAATTTTTCGGGAAAAATTTATAACGCAGTTCAGTACGGTATCGACAACACAACGGGTGAAGTCGACTACGACCAGCTGATGGCGATGGCGCTCGAGCACCGCCCCAAGCTGATTATCGGTGGTTTTAGTGCGTATAGCCGCATTATGGACTGGGGTAAATTTCGAGAAATCGCCGATGCCGTTGGTGCTTACCTTTTGGTCGATATGGCTCATGTGGCGGGCCTCGTGGCAGCGGGTGTTTATCCAAGTCCTATCCCACACGCTGATGTGGTTACGACGACGACCCACAAGACCCTGCGTGGTCCGCGTTCCGGTTTGATTCTGGCCGGTCCCAACGAAGCACTACACAAGAAACTGAACTCGGCCATTTTCCCTGGCGCACAGGGCGGTCCGCTTATGCACGCCATTGCAGCGAAGGCCGTTGCCTTTAAAGAAGCGATGGATCCTGCTTTTGTCGATTACCAGCACCAAGTGGTTCGCAATGCGAAAGTGATGGCAGAGACATTTACGCGTCGCGGCTTTAATCTGGTGTCGGGCGGAACAGACAACCACTTAATGTTGCTCGACCTACGGGACAAAGAGTACACCGGCAAGGACGCGGACGCGGCGCTCGGTCGTGCTTACATTACGGTGAATAAAAATGCAGTGCCCAATGATCCCCGCTCACCCTTTGTTACCTCAGGTCTCAGACTGGGAACGCCTGCGATCACAACCCGCGGCTTTGGGGATGAGGAAACTCAGGCGATGACACATTGGATCTGCGATGTGCTTGAGGGTTTGGAGTCGAGTGACTCCGAGTCAGTCATCGATAGCGTGCGCGAGAAAGTGAAAGCACTCTGCGCGCGCTTCCCAGTTTACGCCGACTGA
- the radA gene encoding DNA repair protein RadA, with protein MAKTKTAFVCNDCGADYSKWQGQCSACHAWNTLTEVRIAGTSSAASPKSRGGFAGTTAVVQKLADIDLIDLPRFSSGFAELDRVLGGGFVPGSAILIGGHPGAGKSTLLLQTLCKLAAQAPALYVTGEESPQQIAMRAKRLGLATDALQLMAETDVNEILAAAQKHKPKVLVVDSIQVIHSDALTSAPGSVAQVRDCAALLTRYAKQTGTVLILVGHVTKDGSLAGPKVLEHMIDCSVLLEGEQDSRYRTLRGQKNRFGAVNELGVFAMTDVGLKEVLNPSAIFLERAETPAPGTVVVVVWEGTRPLLVEIQALVDASNLGNPRRVAVGFEQNRLAMLLAVLHRHVGLHVGDQDVFANVVGGVRIAETSGDLSLLLAVVSSLRNKVLPKDLVVFGEVGLTGEIRPVASGQERIAEAAKHGFKRAIVPKGNAPRTDIPGIKIQPVSRLDEAIALFD; from the coding sequence ATGGCAAAAACTAAGACAGCCTTTGTCTGTAATGACTGTGGCGCGGACTACAGCAAGTGGCAGGGGCAGTGCTCAGCCTGTCACGCCTGGAATACACTCACGGAAGTTCGCATAGCGGGGACAAGTAGCGCTGCTAGTCCAAAGTCGCGCGGCGGGTTTGCCGGAACCACGGCAGTTGTTCAGAAGCTCGCCGATATTGATTTGATTGATCTCCCTCGATTCAGTTCTGGGTTCGCTGAGCTGGATCGTGTTCTGGGCGGCGGCTTTGTACCGGGGTCCGCCATTTTGATTGGTGGCCATCCGGGTGCCGGAAAAAGTACGCTACTTCTACAGACTTTGTGCAAGTTGGCCGCGCAGGCCCCTGCGCTCTATGTGACCGGTGAGGAGTCACCTCAGCAGATTGCGATGCGGGCTAAGCGATTGGGACTTGCAACAGACGCGCTTCAATTGATGGCTGAGACGGACGTAAACGAAATTCTGGCAGCCGCACAAAAGCATAAGCCAAAGGTATTGGTTGTCGACTCGATTCAAGTGATTCACAGCGACGCACTCACGTCGGCGCCCGGAAGTGTTGCGCAGGTGCGAGATTGTGCGGCTTTACTCACGCGCTACGCAAAACAAACGGGCACCGTATTAATTTTAGTAGGTCACGTCACAAAAGACGGAAGCCTTGCCGGTCCCAAAGTACTCGAACACATGATCGATTGCTCCGTATTGCTTGAAGGTGAGCAGGACTCTCGCTATCGCACACTCCGAGGCCAGAAAAATCGCTTTGGTGCGGTCAATGAGTTGGGCGTGTTTGCGATGACTGACGTGGGACTTAAAGAAGTCCTTAATCCCTCAGCTATTTTCTTGGAGCGGGCCGAGACGCCTGCGCCGGGAACAGTGGTTGTGGTGGTCTGGGAGGGTACGCGTCCACTGCTCGTTGAAATTCAGGCTCTGGTTGATGCCAGTAATTTGGGTAACCCCCGTCGAGTTGCTGTAGGCTTCGAGCAAAATCGTCTGGCAATGCTGCTTGCGGTCTTGCACCGTCATGTGGGTCTTCATGTCGGCGATCAAGATGTATTTGCGAACGTGGTGGGTGGTGTACGGATTGCCGAAACCAGTGGCGACCTGTCGCTCCTGCTAGCGGTGGTGTCGAGCCTTCGAAATAAAGTGCTTCCAAAAGACCTGGTTGTCTTTGGAGAGGTGGGCCTTACAGGGGAAATCCGGCCCGTTGCGAGTGGGCAGGAGCGGATTGCAGAGGCAGCTAAGCACGGCTTCAAGCGCGCAATCGTCCCGAAGGGAAATGCGCCGCGGACAGATATCCCCGGCATTAAGATTCAACCCGTGTCGAGGCTTGACGAGGCGATCGCACTCTTTGATTGA
- a CDS encoding replication protein P gives MADQHQAGELAQQIARKTAASPTTSAIPAGRAETKTADDAGLDTDLVEAINQVFALFRLNYHNQYYAAWSEAQQLGQVKRLWLEALGHFSSDLILMGARRAIEGSEYLPTLNRMLASCSEALGELGLPTASAAYEEACLAPSPKAEATWTHPIAYLAGRDAGWYLLANHQRSEAWPTFQTHYNQWLRRALAGETLTIPERKAISATREEDAMSMDERKEALSALKEQLGF, from the coding sequence GTGGCAGATCAACATCAGGCGGGGGAACTAGCCCAACAGATCGCACGAAAGACCGCAGCATCTCCGACGACCTCAGCGATACCAGCTGGGCGGGCTGAGACAAAAACAGCCGACGATGCCGGCCTTGATACTGACTTAGTCGAAGCGATCAATCAGGTTTTTGCGCTCTTTCGTTTGAACTATCACAATCAGTACTACGCAGCCTGGTCTGAGGCTCAGCAACTGGGGCAAGTGAAGCGTCTTTGGCTAGAGGCCTTAGGCCATTTTTCTAGTGATTTAATTCTGATGGGGGCTCGACGCGCCATCGAGGGAAGCGAATACCTACCCACCCTCAACCGTATGCTGGCCAGTTGCTCCGAAGCGCTCGGTGAACTTGGCTTACCAACGGCGAGTGCGGCTTATGAGGAGGCCTGTCTCGCACCCAGCCCAAAAGCAGAGGCGACGTGGACGCATCCCATCGCCTACCTGGCTGGCCGCGATGCTGGATGGTACCTACTGGCTAATCACCAGCGGAGCGAGGCATGGCCCACTTTTCAAACACACTATAACCAGTGGCTTCGTCGTGCGCTTGCGGGCGAAACCCTCACGATACCGGAGCGCAAAGCCATCAGCGCAACCCGTGAGGAAGATGCAATGTCGATGGATGAAAGAAAAGAAGCTCTGTCCGCCCTCAAAGAGCAGCTCGGGTTCTAG
- a CDS encoding DnaT-like ssDNA-binding domain-containing protein produces MSNPQFIPERYCTFSAQLAATIGLEEAVLLQGLSHQLGSGAAESKTISVPALLAEFPFWDEIKVNRLLQRLVELGIIAATPTSDPSIWSTGGHRQSRAAVQTHNTQAWRPSEHVIDLLNLNHGLTRDYILSQLKSFDRTGDPKAYDSRFRQHVLSEWRHSQRHPAFDIKEPPKFDNQWQPSTDAQEILVRAEIPASFCDSLRPEFILYWKERGGAPKDVNSKFIQFVRQRWVRHENSIQHSTLPERLSPQWRPNEAVYETLSLSGISEDYADSVLNEFVVYWVDSNEVHTSWNAKFLQHVKYQWQRHQEQTSGRSTSGGGTSPTDRTKDRSISDDLSDTSWAG; encoded by the coding sequence ATGTCTAATCCTCAATTCATCCCCGAGCGGTACTGTACGTTTTCTGCGCAACTTGCAGCCACCATTGGTCTCGAGGAAGCGGTGTTGCTGCAGGGTTTGAGTCACCAATTGGGAAGTGGCGCCGCAGAAAGTAAAACAATATCCGTTCCCGCCCTGTTAGCAGAATTCCCGTTTTGGGATGAAATAAAAGTAAATCGGCTACTTCAGCGTCTTGTTGAGCTCGGCATTATCGCAGCGACTCCCACCTCGGATCCCTCGATATGGTCTACCGGTGGGCACCGTCAGAGCAGAGCGGCTGTACAGACTCACAACACGCAGGCGTGGCGCCCAAGCGAACACGTCATTGACCTCCTAAATTTGAACCACGGTTTAACGCGGGACTACATCCTGTCACAGTTAAAAAGCTTCGATCGCACGGGCGACCCGAAAGCGTATGACAGTCGATTCCGACAACATGTTTTATCTGAGTGGCGCCACAGTCAGAGGCATCCGGCCTTTGATATCAAAGAGCCACCAAAATTCGATAATCAATGGCAACCCAGTACCGACGCACAGGAAATTCTCGTGCGGGCGGAGATACCGGCGTCGTTTTGCGACAGCCTAAGACCTGAATTTATTCTGTACTGGAAAGAGCGCGGCGGCGCACCCAAAGACGTAAACAGTAAATTTATTCAGTTTGTCAGGCAGCGCTGGGTTCGTCATGAGAACAGTATTCAACACAGCACCTTGCCCGAGCGACTCAGTCCCCAGTGGCGACCCAATGAAGCTGTGTATGAAACGCTATCATTGTCAGGGATAAGTGAGGATTACGCCGATTCCGTACTAAACGAATTTGTTGTCTACTGGGTCGACAGCAATGAGGTGCACACATCGTGGAACGCGAAGTTCTTACAGCATGTAAAATACCAATGGCAACGCCATCAGGAGCAGACAAGTGGCAGATCAACATCAGGCGGGGGAACTAGCCCAACAGATCGCACGAAAGACCGCAGCATCTCCGACGACCTCAGCGATACCAGCTGGGCGGGCTGA
- a CDS encoding riboflavin synthase, whose translation MFTGIIQSVGEVAAIEPADGDVKLRIKTGKLPLADVQLGDSIATNGVCLTVTELPGDGYWADVSNETLSLTSLKGIKVGSAVNLEKSLTPTTALGGHLVSGHVDGLGKVVALARDARSWRVTIEAPANLAKYIAQKGSICIDGTSLTVNSVEGSRFDLNIIPQTWEETVFSHYAVGTEVNLEVDIIARYLERLLQSGVVPSSEGVTLDTLKNAGYRSD comes from the coding sequence ATGTTTACCGGAATCATTCAATCCGTAGGGGAGGTGGCTGCTATTGAGCCTGCGGATGGCGATGTCAAACTCAGAATCAAGACGGGGAAGCTGCCGCTTGCCGACGTTCAGTTGGGCGACAGCATTGCGACAAACGGCGTCTGCTTGACGGTGACAGAGCTTCCCGGTGATGGCTACTGGGCTGATGTTTCTAACGAAACCCTCTCCCTCACCTCGCTTAAAGGAATCAAAGTGGGCAGCGCGGTGAATCTTGAAAAGTCGTTAACCCCGACAACCGCTTTGGGCGGGCATTTGGTAAGCGGCCATGTCGACGGTTTGGGTAAAGTCGTCGCGTTGGCTCGAGACGCCCGGTCATGGCGCGTTACTATCGAGGCACCTGCAAATCTAGCGAAGTATATTGCTCAAAAGGGCAGTATTTGTATCGATGGAACCAGTCTGACCGTCAATTCGGTAGAAGGTTCTCGGTTTGATTTGAATATCATTCCACAGACGTGGGAAGAGACAGTTTTCAGTCATTATGCAGTCGGTACTGAGGTGAATCTCGAAGTAGACATTATTGCGCGATATTTAGAGCGTCTGCTGCAATCAGGTGTTGTGCCATCTAGTGAGGGCGTTACTCTAGACACCCTCAAAAATGCGGGGTATCGCAGTGATTGA
- a CDS encoding UDP-glucose dehydrogenase family protein, translated as MRISIFGSGYVGLVQASVFADVGHRVICMDIDESRVQRLREGSVPFFEPGLSNMVLKAVDEGLLTFTSDTQEAVQDSDFLFICVGTPSGDDGSADLTYVMSVADGIAEYINGRKVVVNKSTVPVGTADAVTARIQQGLKTHGHDHPFEVCSNPEFLKEGSAVSDAKSPDRIIVGAHSEDTKADFKRMYAAFNRNRDKLMFMDPRSAELTKYAANAMLATKISFINEIANIAEAVGADVELVRQGMGSDPRIGYQFIYPGAGYGGSCFPKDVRALKHLAQSEGCQASILTAVHDTNQRQKNKLAERVMERLGANLEGKTIAVWGLAFKPNTDDMREAPSRFLLENIWSCGGNVRAFDPEAMDACHALYGDREDITYVDSKDEALEGADCLVVCTEWRTFWSPDFEAIKAALNNPIIVDGRNLYDPYYLASIGIEYYGIGRGLSVTQYA; from the coding sequence ATGCGAATCAGTATTTTTGGAAGTGGCTATGTTGGCTTGGTGCAAGCTTCGGTGTTTGCCGATGTAGGCCACCGCGTCATTTGCATGGATATTGACGAAAGCCGGGTTCAGCGATTGCGGGAGGGTAGCGTCCCCTTTTTTGAGCCAGGCCTCAGCAATATGGTCCTTAAAGCAGTCGATGAAGGCCTGCTGACCTTCACGAGCGATACGCAAGAGGCCGTGCAGGACAGCGACTTCCTTTTCATCTGCGTTGGCACACCGTCAGGGGACGATGGCAGTGCTGACCTCACCTATGTGATGAGTGTTGCAGACGGCATTGCCGAATACATAAATGGTCGTAAAGTTGTTGTTAACAAATCCACGGTGCCTGTCGGCACAGCCGATGCGGTAACAGCGCGTATTCAACAAGGCTTAAAAACGCACGGACACGACCATCCATTTGAGGTTTGCTCGAACCCAGAGTTCTTAAAAGAAGGTTCCGCCGTTAGCGACGCGAAAAGCCCTGATCGCATTATTGTCGGGGCGCACTCGGAGGACACCAAGGCTGATTTTAAGCGCATGTACGCCGCCTTTAACCGAAATCGCGACAAGCTCATGTTCATGGACCCTCGAAGCGCCGAGCTCACTAAGTATGCCGCCAACGCGATGCTTGCGACGAAGATCAGCTTCATCAATGAGATCGCCAATATCGCGGAAGCCGTTGGGGCCGACGTCGAACTGGTGAGACAAGGCATGGGGTCGGATCCTCGAATTGGCTACCAGTTCATTTACCCAGGTGCGGGCTACGGCGGGTCTTGCTTCCCAAAAGACGTGAGAGCGCTTAAGCATCTCGCGCAATCCGAGGGCTGTCAGGCGTCGATTTTGACCGCGGTCCACGACACAAATCAGCGCCAGAAGAACAAGCTCGCTGAACGTGTCATGGAACGCCTAGGGGCTAATCTTGAGGGTAAAACCATCGCTGTCTGGGGCTTAGCCTTTAAACCCAACACGGATGACATGCGTGAGGCACCCAGCCGCTTTTTACTTGAGAATATTTGGTCCTGCGGCGGTAACGTTCGTGCCTTTGATCCTGAGGCGATGGACGCCTGCCACGCACTTTATGGTGATCGCGAGGACATAACTTACGTGGACTCTAAGGACGAGGCACTGGAAGGGGCTGACTGCCTCGTTGTGTGCACAGAGTGGCGTACGTTTTGGTCACCTGATTTTGAGGCCATCAAAGCCGCGCTCAATAATCCCATTATCGTCGATGGCCGCAACCTCTACGATCCATACTATTTAGCCAGTATAGGCATCGAATACTACGGGATTGGCCGCGGGCTATCGGTGACTCAGTACGCGTAA